GGAGTGATACCGATATCCGATTTCAATATCGCCTTTTCAATATCACCTAAAGTCGTCTTATCATACGGCTGGATGACCATCAGTCTCGCCTCTGGCACAGAGATGCCTGCCATTTGGTTCAATGGCGTCGGAGCTCCGTAATAAAGTACTGAAATCCGATCAAGCAATGAAGCATTTGCACGTCCTGCCCGGATGGAAGCAAGCTGTCTCGAGAAAGACCCGATCGCTTTGTCCATTCTTTCCTTCGTTTGATCCATTACCGCTTTCGGCATTTACCCATTCCTCCTGACAACCGTACCGATTGGTTCACCAAGCACGGCCTTTTTAATATTTCCATTATCCATAATTGAGAATACTACGAGAGGGATATCATTGTCCATACATAGGGTTGAAGCAGTGGAATCCATGACTTCAAGGCCTTGGCTGATAACTTCCAAGTACGTCAATTCCGTGTATTTAACTGCGGTCTCATCTTTTAATGGATCCGCTGAATAGACGCCGTCAACATTGTTTTTCGCCATCAAGATGACGTCCGCTTCGATTTCAGCCGCTCTAAGTGCAGCTGTCGTATCCGTTGAGAAATAAGGATTCCCTGTTCCAGCGGCAAAAATGACGACCCGCTTTTTCTCAAGATGGCGAATCGCTTTCCTACGGATA
The sequence above is drawn from the Sporosarcina luteola genome and encodes:
- the pyrH gene encoding UMP kinase, whose product is MGVPKYKRIVLKLSGEALAGEKGYGLSPEIIKTVAVQVKEVVDLGVEVAVVVGGGNIWRGKIGSEMGMDRTTADYMGMLATVMNSLALQDALEKLDVETRVSSSIDMRQVAEPYIRRKAIRHLEKKRVVIFAAGTGNPYFSTDTTAALRAAEIEADVILMAKNNVDGVYSADPLKDETAVKYTELTYLEVISQGLEVMDSTASTLCMDNDIPLVVFSIMDNGNIKKAVLGEPIGTVVRRNG